From the genome of Miscanthus floridulus cultivar M001 chromosome 10, ASM1932011v1, whole genome shotgun sequence, one region includes:
- the LOC136488808 gene encoding disease resistance protein PIK6-NP-like, producing MVFQMLVVHDVILDLLISLSTEDNFVSRLDCQNFVPSTRKIRRLLLQDNQEEVIVPQTVDVSHVRSVIAFGDAFNWMPHLSRFKFLRVLDLEGFPSKNNHPRDLRHLHHLRYLQLRGYLGREVLEEIGNLQHLKMLDLSHAYVHDHELPASIIRLRNLQSLLVDVGVKMPQGIGSLSLLQEISWIEVEPNTAC from the coding sequence ATGGTATTCCAAATGCTTGTTGTGCATGATGTGATACTTGATCTTCTAATTTCCCTGTCAACTGAGGATAATTTTGTGTCAAGGTTAGATTGTCAGAACTTTGTCCCCTCAACACGTAAGATTCGCCGACTGTTGCTGCAAGACAATCAGGAGGAAGTCATAGTGCCACAAACAGTGGACGTATCCCATGTGAGGTCAGTGATTGCATTTGGTGATGCTTTTAACTGGATGCCACATCTGTCAAGGTTTAAGTTTCTTCGTGTTTTGGATCTGGAAGGTTTCCCAAGTAAGAATAATCATCCAAGGGATCTACGACATTTGCATCATTTGAGGTATCTGCAGCTACGTGGTTATCTTGGAAGAGAGGTACTAGAAGAAATTGGAAACCTACAGCACCTAAAGATGCTGGACTTAAGTCATGCCTACGTACATGATCATGAACTGCCGGCAAGTATCATTCGGCTTAGAAACCTTCAAAGTCTACTTGTCGATGTTGGTGTCAAGATGCCACAAGGAATTGGGAGCTTAAGTCTACTGCAAGAAATATCATGGATTGAGGTGGAACCAAACACTGCATGCTGA